The following coding sequences lie in one Primulina huaijiensis isolate GDHJ02 chromosome 2, ASM1229523v2, whole genome shotgun sequence genomic window:
- the LOC140971438 gene encoding uncharacterized protein isoform X2: protein MVAGLQGVKSKYTSLGDGSYIIKLIVGAVTGLCYWPIFVSASFSSVLTVYRIHKPWFFQSSVFCLILIATYGGPLYLRGPWGALSPIPENNAMTVDCQIITGSEDGVARIWGVLNLLYDQDIMILHSWEVHPNN from the exons ATGGTTGCTGGACTGCAAGGGGTGAAAAGTAAGTATACATCACTTGGTGATGGAAGCTATATTATAAAGCTTATCGTTGGTGCTGTTACTGGTCTATGTTACTGGCCAATTTTTGTTTCTGCGTCTTTCAGTTCTGTTCTTACTGTGTATCGGATACACAAGCCTTGGTTTTTTCAGTCTTCCGTTTTCTGTTTAATTCTTATTGCCACCTATGGTGGTCCTCTATATCTTAGAGGTCCTTGGGGTGCGCTCTCTCCTATTCCAGAGAACAATGCTATGACAGTTGATTGTCAG ATCATAACTGGTTCAGAAGATGGTGTTGCACGTATATGGGGGGTACTAAATTTACTGTACGACCAGGACATAATGAT ATTGCACAGCTGGGAAGTGCATCCAAATAATTGA
- the LOC140971438 gene encoding uncharacterized protein isoform X1, translated as MVAGLQGVKSKYTSLGDGSYIIKLIVGAVTGLCYWPIFVSASFSSVLTVYRIHKPWFFQSSVFCLILIATYGGPLYLRGPWGALSPIPENNAMTVDCQLLVILMLIAGMCLGTMINDVKLRRFSKGTQTIYTAFLRAS; from the exons ATGGTTGCTGGACTGCAAGGGGTGAAAAGTAAGTATACATCACTTGGTGATGGAAGCTATATTATAAAGCTTATCGTTGGTGCTGTTACTGGTCTATGTTACTGGCCAATTTTTGTTTCTGCGTCTTTCAGTTCTGTTCTTACTGTGTATCGGATACACAAGCCTTGGTTTTTTCAGTCTTCCGTTTTCTGTTTAATTCTTATTGCCACCTATGGTGGTCCTCTATATCTTAGAGGTCCTTGGGGTGCGCTCTCTCCTATTCCAGAGAACAATGCTATGACAGTTGATTGTCAG CTGCTGGTGATTCTCATGCTTATTGCCGGGATGTG tcTTGGTACAATGATCAATGACGTGAAGTTAAGACGGTTTTCAAAGGGCACTCAAACTATCTACACTGCATTTCTGCGTGCAAGTTAA
- the LOC140971437 gene encoding disease resistance protein RPS2 — protein sequence MDFVTPLLSLLGCLADYLFRKVEVAANVDQNIGSLEAALEELFDVRDDLKKEVDRAELLGLTCTSKVKGWLARVDKVENEVRIIREDMEQQKRQCIRCCCTDCYLRCGIGKKVADAILLVNDLKGKGKLEVNLADGLLLVPVVEIPSRPAVGLELMLEKVGKLLRHENVGTVGIYGMGGVGKTTLLKSINNGFLTLDHDFEVVIWVVVSKDYVIEKIQQAIGVRLGLSWDETQFQELRASRIYNVMRKKKFLLLLDDLWEGLDLEKIGIPIPNQENGSKVVFTTRSMEVCSYMDAHFKLKVDFLNELKSWHLFQEKVGGNEIINSPPIFNLAKTIVRKCGGLPLAIVSMGRAMANKRTKEEWIYAVEVLSKSPSEVRGMEDVFTLLKFSYDNLDNDILRSCLLYCSLFPEMYCIEKEQLIEYWAGEGFLDSLQDSNVQIMGHAIIGSLKVACFLETGEEESQVKMHDVVRSFALWILSEHSSAEKKFLMRASEGLLEAPSVENWKRAERISLLDNGIITLTELPSCPNLSTLLLQWNKGLSKISNGFFQSMPVLKVLDLSFTSIRELPKSICKLVELQHLDLSGTKISTLPKELGYLTNLRHLNIQRNPYLRSIPREVISGLCQLRVLNLYYSYSGWEVQDFSSSPEVRFTDLECLTDLVSLGITVNELSTLSSVSHSKFLQQRIQYLCIKECEGLQRLPISSYPGDADQLRRLSISNCWKLRYLEINEAAAATHNWLPSLEILALNGLPNLTSVWRNKVNRGCLQNLRCVNISYCHKLKNVSWILRLPNLEIIYIFYCEEMEDVISEEEVREEDYFHAFPNLRVMSIRDVPELRSISRRAIFFPKLKNIAVINSPKLRKLPLKANNVSELPTVYCDKEWWENLEWDDSGTKETFLPHFMTA from the coding sequence atggaTTTTGTTACACCACTGTTATCGCTTCTGGGTTGTTTGGCTGATTACCTTTTCAGAAAAGTAGAAGTAGCTGCAAACGTGGATCAGAATATTGGTTCTCTTGAAGCTGCACTTGAGGAACTTTTTGATGTGCGGGACGATTTGAAAAAAGAAGTTGATAGAGCGGAGTTGCTAGGATTAACATGCACTAGCAAAGTCAAAGGGTGGCTAGCTAGAGTTGACAAAGTGGAAAATGAAGTAAGAATTATCAGAGAGGATATGGAGCAGCAGAAGAGGCAGTGTATTCGATGTTGCTGCACAGACTGTTATTTGAGATGTGGGATTGGCAAGAAAGTCGCAGATGCGATATTGTTAGTAAATGATCTCAAGGGGAAGGGAAAATTGGAAGTTAACTTGGCAGATGGATTGCTTCTTGTCCCTGTGGTGGAGATACCGAGCCGGCCAGCTGTGGGGCTTGAATTGATGTTGGAGAAAGTCGGGAAACTTCTTAGACATGAGAATGTTGGAACCGTTGGAATTTATGGGATGGGAGGCGTTGGGAAAACAACTCTGCTGAAGAGCATAAACAACGGATTTCTGACCTTGGATCATGATTTTGAAGTGGTGATCTGGGTCGTAGTGTCGAAAGATTATGTGATTGAGAAGATCCAACAGGCGATTGGGGTGAGGTTAGGACTGTCTTGGGATGAAACTCAGTTTCAAGAATTACGAGCCTCGAGAATATACAATGTCATGAGAAAGAAGAAATTTTTGTTGCTCCTAGATGATCTTTGGGAAGGCCTTGATCTCGAGAAGATTGGTATCCCTATTCCCAATCAAGAAAATGGAAGCAAAGTGGTTTTCACTACACGCTCAATGGAAGTGTGTAGTTATATGGACGCGCACTTCAAGCTCAAAGTGGATTTCTTGAATGAGCTGAAATCTTGGCATCTATTTCAGGAAAAGGTTGGTGGAAATGAGATCATAAACTCACCGCCCATATTTAACCTTGCTAAGACCATTGTCAGAAAATGTGGAGGTCTTCCGCTTGCTATTGTGAGCATGGGAAGGGCAATGGCCAACAAAAGAACAAAGGAGGAATGGATCTATGCTGTAGAAGTTCTGAGCAAATCGCCATCAGAAGTGCGAGGTATGGAAGATGTTTTTACACTACTAAAATTCAGTTACGACAACCTTGACAATGATATATTAAGATCTTGCTTGTTATACTGTTCTTTGTTTCCTGAAATGTACTGTATTGAGAAAGAACAGCTTATAGAATATTGGGCTGGGGAAGGATTTTTAGATAGCTTACAGGATAGCAATGTCCAGATCATGGGACATGCCATTATAGGATCCCTAAAGGTTGCGTGCTTCTTGGAAACCGGTGAAGAAGAATCACAAGTGAAGATGCATGATGTTGTTCGAAGTTTTGCCTTATGGATCTTGTCTGAACATTCAAGTGCAGAGAAAAAATTCTTGATGCGGGCCAGCGAAGGACTCTTGGAAGCACCTTCTGTTGAAAACTGGAAAAGAGCTGAGAGAATTTCGTTACTAGATAACGGAATCATTACACTAACTGAACTACCTAGCTGTCCCAACCTATCTACATTACTGCTCCAGTGGAACAAAGGTCTGAGCAAAATCTCTAACGGGTTTTTCCAATCCATGCCGGTTCTCAAAGTTTTGGACTTATCATTCACCAGCATCCGAGAGCTTCCAAAATCTATCTGCAAATTGGTGGAGCTTCAGCATCTTGATTTATCAGGGACTAAGATAAGTACATTACCAAAAGAGTTGGGATATCTGACTAATTTAAGGCATTTGAATATTCAACGCAATCCATACCTCAGATCTATCCCACGTGAAGTAATATCAGGGCTCTGTCAATTAAGGGTCTTGAATTTATATTACAGTTACTCTGGTTGGGAGGTGCAAGATTTCAGTAGTTCACCTGAAGTGAGATTCACCGACTTAGAATGCCTCACAGATCTCGTCTCTCTGGGGATCACAGTGAATGAATTATCAACATTGAGTAGTGTGTCGCATAGCAAGTTCTTGCAACAGCGTATACAGTATTTGTGCATCAAGGAGTGTGAAGGTTTACAACGTTTACCTATATCATCATATCCTGGAGATGCTGATCAGTTACGCAGGCTTAGTATCAGCAATTGCTGGAAACTGAGATACTTGGAGATCAATGAGGCGGCAGCAGCAACGCATAATTGGTTACCGAGTCTAGAGATTCTTGCTTTAAATGGCCTTCCTAACCTCACATCAGTTTGGAGAAATAAGGTGAATCGTGGATGCCTTCAAAATCTTCGATGTGTGAACATTTCGTATTGTCACAAGTTGAAAAACGTTTCTTGGATTCTACGGCTGCCAAATCTTGAAATTATCTACATATTTTATTGCGAAGAGATGGAAGACGTGATAAGTGAGGAAGAAGTAAGGGAGGAGGATTACTTCCACGCGTTTCCAAACCTAAGGGTCATGTCAATTCGAGATGTCCCAGAGTTGAGGAGTATTTCCAGAAGAGCTATCTTTTTCCCTAAGTTGAAGAATATTGCTGTCATAAACAGTCCGAAATTGAGGAAGCTTCCACTCAAAGCTAACAATGTCTCTGAATTGCCGACTGTTTACTGCGACAAGGAATGGTGGGAGAATCTTGAATGGGATGACTCTGGTACCAAAGAGACATTTCTTCCCCACTTCATGACAGCTTAG